Proteins from a genomic interval of Bacillota bacterium:
- a CDS encoding transposase produces the protein MLDTGFNSPQNRRVLQGAGDHYIIEEKMRLGRDGHAALALKRAGCYRKLDCGLEIKEVVMGGDSTSRRRFVVVFNPEEAERDRRKRESIIAEVERRLEELRQLEGEPHTRAACALRAHPAYGRYVRQTRTGKLALNRARIKAEEGFDGKFLVSSSDDGLSAQEIVDGYKQLWQVERTHRDLKHVVDIRPVYHRLEDRIRAHVLLCWLALLLIRIIENSTGKAWRQVKDVLADLKVGIHRTQAGEVWQTSPLTTAQREVFTQLRVDPPPRYMAISVTSKAAQ, from the coding sequence GTGCTGGACACTGGGTTTAACTCGCCGCAGAACCGGCGCGTTCTGCAGGGGGCGGGTGACCACTACATCATCGAGGAGAAGATGCGCTTGGGCCGCGATGGTCATGCCGCCCTGGCGCTCAAGCGCGCCGGATGTTACCGGAAGCTCGACTGCGGTCTGGAGATCAAGGAAGTGGTGATGGGCGGCGACAGTACTTCCAGGCGCCGTTTCGTAGTGGTGTTCAACCCCGAAGAGGCGGAGCGGGACCGCAGGAAGCGCGAGAGCATCATCGCTGAGGTTGAACGCCGTCTGGAGGAGTTGCGCCAACTGGAGGGGGAACCACATACTCGCGCTGCGTGTGCGTTGCGGGCGCATCCGGCCTATGGCCGCTACGTACGACAGACCAGGACGGGAAAACTGGCCTTGAACAGGGCTCGCATCAAAGCCGAGGAGGGCTTCGATGGCAAGTTCCTGGTCAGCAGTTCTGACGATGGACTCTCTGCCCAGGAGATCGTGGATGGGTACAAGCAGTTATGGCAGGTCGAGCGCACGCACCGGGACCTGAAGCACGTGGTGGACATCCGCCCGGTGTACCACCGGCTCGAGGATCGCATCCGTGCGCACGTGCTGCTGTGCTGGCTGGCTTTGCTGCTAATCCGCATCATCGAGAACAGCACAGGGAAGGCCTGGCGCCAGGTGAAAGATGTATTGGCCGATCTGAAGGTCGGGATTCACCGGACGCAAGCAGGTGAAGTCTGGCAGACCAGTCCGCTAACCACCGCCCAGCGGGAGGTCTTCACCCAGCTAAGGGTGGACCCGCCGCCAAGGTATATGGCCATCAGTGTAACGAGCAAGGCTGCACAGTAG
- a CDS encoding transcriptional regulator yields MGFGEHLRRLRQRKSFTIRQLAMLSGVSNAYLSQIETGQRGAPSPEILDKLAKPLGVSYEDLLRVAGYLRDTPKDWAGQKPASVIARDPRTDEYEDDLPEEAKKELEQYKNYLRHKYRRKE; encoded by the coding sequence ACACCTCAGGCGTTTGAGACAACGGAAGAGCTTCACAATTCGGCAACTGGCTATGCTGTCAGGGGTGTCCAATGCCTACTTATCCCAGATTGAGACCGGTCAACGGGGCGCGCCGTCTCCCGAGATACTGGACAAGTTGGCGAAACCACTGGGCGTAAGCTACGAGGATCTGCTACGCGTTGCCGGCTACCTTCGGGATACGCCCAAAGACTGGGCTGGACAGAAGCCTGCTAGCGTGATCGCCCGGGATCCCCGCACCGACGAGTACGAGGACGACCTGCCGGAGGAGGCAAAGAAGGAATTGGAGCAATACAAAAACTACCTCCGGCACAAGTACCGGAGGAAAGAGTAG
- a CDS encoding FAD-dependent oxidoreductase — MQAVYERGRWVPVHAEVDVLVVGGGVAGFAAALAAARRGLSVAIVERYGWLGGLATGGLVTAFEPYDDGAGNQIVSGIAYELAKRLVIKGEAVMPGVDWNSVDPEVIKKWKSWASVGWADQRVRLVLNVNPEFMKHECNVMLREAGARIIYHSWVSDVIMDSNRVRGAIFESKSGRRAVLAKVTVDASGDGDMIAWAGAPFSEHSRGTGLVFWVGNVDIDRALEFQYSNPEEFKARLKDVHGSVYFMRTTCSGVVWFNNRFYAMNELDIDELSKAEIDMRSRIVKAVEDYRKHIPGFEKADLLQVAPQLGIRLTRILKGKHTVTKATIREKVSFPDSIGRAGLDTEYGISFQIPYRALLPEGVENVVAAGRFVSSDFYAQEYLRLIPACMVTGEAAGTAAALAVRKGVDFSQVDVSELQHELVKSGAII; from the coding sequence GTGCAAGCTGTCTACGAGCGGGGACGTTGGGTGCCGGTGCATGCAGAAGTCGATGTGCTCGTCGTTGGCGGAGGTGTTGCCGGCTTTGCTGCAGCGCTGGCAGCAGCTAGGAGGGGCCTGTCTGTCGCGATTGTGGAGAGGTACGGATGGTTGGGGGGGCTTGCTACCGGCGGACTGGTTACGGCCTTCGAACCGTACGATGACGGCGCGGGTAACCAGATTGTAAGTGGAATTGCCTACGAGCTGGCGAAGCGCCTGGTGATAAAAGGCGAGGCGGTGATGCCCGGTGTTGACTGGAATTCCGTTGATCCTGAGGTTATCAAGAAGTGGAAGAGTTGGGCCTCAGTAGGATGGGCCGATCAGCGGGTTCGATTGGTGCTCAACGTCAATCCCGAGTTCATGAAGCATGAGTGCAATGTTATGCTTCGCGAAGCGGGAGCGCGGATCATCTATCATAGCTGGGTTTCCGATGTGATCATGGATAGCAACAGGGTCAGAGGCGCGATCTTTGAGAGCAAGTCGGGCAGACGGGCTGTGCTGGCGAAGGTGACTGTCGACGCCTCAGGCGATGGCGACATGATAGCCTGGGCCGGAGCTCCTTTCAGCGAACACAGTCGGGGGACTGGGCTGGTGTTCTGGGTTGGGAATGTTGACATAGACCGTGCCCTCGAGTTTCAATACAGTAATCCGGAGGAGTTCAAGGCAAGGTTGAAAGATGTTCACGGCTCGGTGTATTTTATGCGCACCACGTGCAGTGGTGTCGTTTGGTTCAACAACCGGTTTTATGCGATGAACGAGCTCGATATCGACGAGCTTTCGAAGGCAGAGATCGACATGCGCAGCAGAATTGTCAAGGCAGTCGAGGATTATCGCAAACACATCCCGGGCTTTGAGAAAGCCGATTTGTTGCAGGTGGCGCCCCAACTAGGGATACGGTTGACTCGAATACTCAAGGGAAAGCACACTGTTACGAAGGCCACCATCCGGGAAAAGGTGTCCTTCCCTGACTCGATCGGTCGGGCCGGGCTGGATACTGAGTACGGTATTTCATTTCAGATCCCTTACAGGGCATTGCTGCCCGAAGGGGTTGAGAACGTGGTCGCCGCTGGGCGCTTCGTGTCCAGCGATTTCTATGCGCAGGAGTACCTTAGGTTGATACCGGCTTGCATGGTTACCGGCGAAGCAGCAGGCACTGCTGCAGCTTTGGCCGTCCGGAAGGGGGTCGATTTTAGCCAGGTTGATGTTAGCGAGCTTCAGCACGAACTAGTCAAATCAGGAGCCATTATCTAA
- a CDS encoding mechanosensitive ion channel family protein, whose protein sequence is MAISATVALILAAAKRFVVVSLTAAVERHRSGFGDLVTGLGTRTRASTIFTVALLAGISLLDLPYKWIHMVETLGIMVVLAQTATWGNVVISFTVTRLVRSRIERDPDAATTVGVLGLIARIGLYSLVLLIALDNIPGLEITTLLAGLGVGGIAVALAVQNLLGDLLASLSIMLDKPFVAGDFVVIDDYSGTVEHVGLKTTRIRSLSGEQLVFSNGDLLNSRIRNYKTMQERRVSFSFGVVYETTSENLEAIPGIVKAVVDQLPQARFERAHFKKFGDFSLNFEVVYWMTTPAYGAYMDTQQAINLGLCQEFQAKGIQFAYPTQTLFVRPEPGRSSPRRP, encoded by the coding sequence ATGGCGATTTCGGCGACGGTGGCTCTCATTCTTGCAGCCGCCAAGCGGTTCGTCGTCGTGTCGCTGACCGCTGCAGTTGAGCGCCATAGATCGGGCTTTGGAGACCTCGTCACCGGCCTTGGTACGAGAACGCGAGCATCTACCATTTTCACGGTAGCCTTACTGGCCGGCATCTCTCTACTCGATCTCCCTTACAAGTGGATCCACATGGTCGAGACGCTAGGGATCATGGTTGTCCTTGCGCAGACTGCCACCTGGGGCAACGTCGTCATCTCTTTCACGGTAACCCGCCTGGTTAGAAGCCGGATCGAGCGCGATCCGGATGCCGCAACGACCGTGGGCGTGCTTGGCCTCATTGCACGGATTGGGTTGTATTCACTGGTGCTCTTGATCGCGCTCGACAACATACCAGGCCTGGAGATTACCACTCTTCTTGCAGGGCTGGGGGTTGGCGGGATCGCCGTCGCCCTCGCCGTTCAGAACCTGCTGGGCGACCTGCTCGCTTCTCTTTCTATAATGCTTGACAAGCCGTTCGTCGCAGGAGATTTCGTCGTGATAGACGACTACTCGGGCACTGTCGAGCATGTAGGATTGAAGACGACTCGAATCCGGAGTCTGTCCGGCGAGCAGCTCGTATTCTCAAACGGGGACTTGCTGAACAGCCGGATACGGAACTACAAAACCATGCAGGAGCGGCGAGTATCTTTCTCGTTCGGCGTGGTGTACGAGACGACGTCGGAGAATCTTGAGGCAATACCGGGGATAGTAAAAGCGGTGGTCGACCAGCTACCGCAGGCCCGCTTCGAAAGGGCTCATTTCAAGAAGTTTGGCGATTTCTCCTTGAACTTCGAGGTTGTCTACTGGATGACCACGCCCGCCTATGGTGCGTACATGGATACTCAACAGGCTATTAACCTCGGGCTTTGTCAAGAGTTCCAGGCAAAGGGGATACAGTTCGCTTACCCGACCCAGACATTGTTTGTCCGGCCGGAACCCGGCCGTTCGTCCCCGCGCCGTCCATAG
- the arsD gene encoding arsenite efflux transporter metallochaperone ArsD, with translation MSETQRQANGAETGRVDARVEIYDPPMCCPTGMCGPTIDPVLVDVNEMVLNLKAEGVRVERYSLSSQPRAFFTNREVYRLVQERKLAALPITAVNGKVFKVGAYPTLDEVRAALNGSAAD, from the coding sequence ATGAGCGAAACCCAACGCCAAGCCAATGGAGCAGAGACCGGGCGCGTAGATGCGCGCGTGGAGATCTACGACCCGCCTATGTGCTGCCCCACCGGGATGTGCGGGCCGACAATCGACCCGGTTCTGGTGGACGTCAACGAAATGGTACTCAATCTGAAGGCCGAAGGGGTTCGGGTGGAGCGGTATTCGCTGAGTTCCCAGCCACGGGCGTTCTTCACCAACCGCGAGGTGTACCGCTTGGTGCAGGAACGCAAGCTGGCGGCGCTCCCCATCACAGCGGTGAATGGGAAGGTGTTCAAGGTCGGAGCCTACCCGACCCTGGACGAGGTTCGCGCGGCCCTCAACGGCTCAGCTGCGGATTGA
- a CDS encoding helix-turn-helix transcriptional regulator has product MRRYTVMFKALADETRLRLLRLILEAGHPVCVCELADALGLPLYHVSKHLAILRQAGLVVDDRRGTWVDYAPSRESPLLVDICEMVRRRITGPRFERDLQRLRVRLGLRQEGQCVLGPGHPLANSALAHAGLTDSTPADSDKEERS; this is encoded by the coding sequence GTGAGGAGATACACCGTGATGTTCAAAGCCCTGGCGGACGAGACGCGTCTACGCCTCCTGAGACTCATCCTCGAGGCCGGCCATCCGGTTTGCGTCTGTGAGCTGGCCGATGCCCTTGGACTTCCCCTCTACCATGTCTCCAAGCATCTGGCGATTTTGAGGCAGGCTGGCTTAGTGGTTGACGATCGCAGGGGGACATGGGTTGATTACGCACCGTCGCGGGAATCTCCCCTGCTGGTGGACATCTGTGAGATGGTGCGCAGGCGGATCACCGGCCCGCGGTTCGAGCGCGATCTCCAACGCCTCCGCGTACGCCTGGGACTGCGCCAGGAGGGGCAGTGTGTGCTGGGACCTGGTCATCCGCTTGCGAATTCAGCGCTTGCCCATGCAGGGCTGACGGATTCGACGCCTGCAGATTCAGACAAGGAGGAACGATCATGA
- a CDS encoding TRC40/GET3/ArsA family transport-energizing ATPase yields MSAVEFKFFSGKGGVGKTSMACTTAVRSADEGRQTLIVTTDPASNLADVFEQPIGHKITPIEGVTNLWAMEIDPDRATHEYKERALAPIREIFPPEVVRVMEEQMSSPCTAEVAAFDRFTDFIDTAGEDGQSFGLVIFDTAPTGHTLRLLELPAEWSRSIQEAAGGSGQTCIGPAAAIQEHKAKYERALAAMRDQESTTFTFVLHPEATAIKETKRAIVELSKLGVRAYQLIINGIIPPGEAANDFFAERIRMQQGYVDRIARELPFPARRMFLLDGEIKGASRLRHVGEMLFDGLTDRGRRRPASVKAETAGEGSLKAQVRGDSRRSSTPGILARITPDCHRRTLFFAGKGGVGKTAVSCITAVWLARQGYRTLLLTTDPAEHIGDVLEVPVSDEPARVGRVPQLWVTKIDAKAAAEAYKDRILDDARKRGRPQEALESMAEELNSPCTEEMAAFDKFIDYASQEGWDVVVFDTAPTGHTLRLLELPIDWSAQLDVKIFASVDASAADDVAKRRFGEVIEMMRDPGRSTFAFVMYPESTPIVESYRAAQELRTVGIEPGLVVANQVLPPEVCTTPYARARRSMQEKYLAEIGERFGAPVLTVPLLPHEVRGLDVLVELGERLYGDRVAARRS; encoded by the coding sequence GTGTCGGCAGTTGAGTTCAAGTTCTTCTCCGGAAAGGGCGGCGTCGGCAAGACCAGCATGGCCTGCACCACAGCCGTACGCAGCGCAGACGAGGGTAGGCAGACCCTCATCGTCACGACGGATCCGGCTTCGAACCTGGCCGACGTTTTCGAGCAGCCGATCGGCCATAAGATTACTCCTATTGAAGGCGTGACCAATCTGTGGGCGATGGAGATCGACCCGGACCGGGCAACTCACGAATACAAGGAACGTGCCCTGGCCCCGATCCGCGAGATCTTTCCCCCAGAAGTAGTGCGGGTTATGGAAGAGCAGATGAGCAGCCCCTGCACCGCGGAGGTGGCGGCCTTCGACCGCTTTACTGATTTCATCGATACTGCTGGTGAGGACGGCCAGTCCTTCGGCCTGGTGATCTTCGATACGGCGCCCACGGGCCACACCCTCCGTTTACTGGAGTTGCCGGCCGAATGGAGCCGCAGCATCCAGGAGGCTGCCGGAGGCAGCGGGCAGACGTGTATCGGCCCCGCAGCCGCCATCCAAGAGCACAAGGCCAAGTACGAACGGGCCCTCGCCGCCATGCGCGACCAGGAAAGCACTACGTTCACCTTCGTCCTGCACCCGGAGGCTACAGCGATCAAGGAGACGAAACGCGCCATCGTCGAGCTTAGCAAGTTGGGGGTCCGAGCCTATCAACTGATCATCAATGGCATCATCCCGCCGGGCGAGGCCGCAAACGACTTCTTTGCCGAACGGATTAGAATGCAGCAGGGTTACGTGGATCGGATTGCGCGGGAGTTGCCTTTCCCGGCTCGGCGCATGTTCCTCCTGGATGGCGAGATCAAGGGGGCAAGCCGGCTCCGCCATGTAGGCGAGATGCTGTTTGACGGACTGACGGATCGCGGACGGAGGAGGCCGGCATCGGTTAAGGCGGAGACGGCCGGAGAGGGGAGCCTCAAGGCTCAAGTGCGCGGAGACAGTCGGCGCTCGTCAACGCCCGGCATCTTGGCCCGGATTACCCCCGACTGCCACCGCCGCACCCTGTTTTTCGCGGGGAAAGGCGGCGTGGGGAAGACCGCGGTTTCATGCATCACGGCCGTATGGTTGGCCCGACAGGGGTACCGGACGTTACTCCTTACGACTGATCCTGCCGAGCACATAGGCGATGTGCTGGAAGTGCCCGTATCCGATGAACCCGCGAGGGTTGGGAGAGTGCCGCAGCTATGGGTCACCAAGATCGATGCAAAGGCCGCTGCTGAGGCCTATAAGGATCGCATTCTGGATGATGCCAGAAAACGGGGCCGTCCGCAGGAGGCGCTCGAAAGCATGGCAGAGGAGCTCAACAGCCCTTGCACGGAAGAGATGGCCGCCTTCGACAAGTTCATCGATTACGCTTCACAGGAGGGCTGGGACGTGGTCGTGTTCGACACGGCGCCAACCGGCCACACCCTGCGGCTCCTGGAACTGCCCATCGACTGGAGCGCGCAGCTGGATGTGAAGATCTTTGCCTCGGTGGATGCATCCGCCGCTGATGATGTCGCCAAGCGGCGGTTCGGTGAGGTAATCGAAATGATGAGGGACCCGGGGCGCAGCACATTCGCCTTCGTGATGTACCCTGAAAGCACGCCCATCGTCGAGTCTTACCGTGCGGCCCAGGAGCTGCGGACGGTGGGGATTGAACCGGGGCTGGTGGTGGCCAACCAGGTGCTTCCGCCGGAGGTTTGCACCACGCCCTACGCGCGGGCGCGCCGGTCCATGCAAGAGAAATACCTGGCCGAAATAGGGGAGCGATTCGGCGCGCCTGTCCTGACGGTGCCCCTCTTGCCCCACGAGGTGAGAGGGCTGGACGTATTGGTTGAGCTCGGTGAGAGGCTTTACGGGGATAGGGTAGCGGCGAGACGATCCTGA
- a CDS encoding transposase, which yields MTGMMGVKDFQGKLLYGFSIDDKVLADHILWIISSAVDFGFIRGLARPFYSHTGAPSVDPVVVSKISLIGYLYVISSERRLEGECRLNMAFLWFLG from the coding sequence GTGACGGGCATGATGGGAGTCAAGGACTTTCAGGGCAAGTTGCTGTACGGCTTCTCCATCGACGACAAGGTCCTCGCTGATCACATCCTCTGGATCATCAGTAGCGCAGTCGACTTTGGATTCATCCGCGGCCTGGCACGCCCATTCTACAGTCACACTGGTGCACCATCAGTCGATCCTGTCGTGGTGTCCAAGATAAGCCTCATCGGCTATCTCTACGTAATTAGCTCGGAGAGGAGATTGGAGGGAGAGTGCCGGCTCAACATGGCGTTCTTGTGGTTCCTCGGGTAG